A single genomic interval of Bacteroidota bacterium harbors:
- a CDS encoding cytochrome c3 family protein has translation MKKERFLLAGLFGCLLLAPVLVLHAQSRSDCLTCHSDHSLSKEREGKQVSLFVEDSVLDHSPHRKLVCVACHTGFNPDNVPHKEKIEPVRCLTCHGGVQVKHSFHPQMAAALAAHEEPDVSCKDCHGTHDVVSPKVPGSKFNESNLPVSCGECHADVKEAFGQSAHGQAFAAGVAGAPNCLTCHRHDIAGMRPSQDTLSRKIEQEKLCLSCHLDNPDVRARTSPTSGFIAAYEKSVHGTALTHGNAGAANCVDCHGSHEMRKGSDQASLVNRTKIPETCGKCHAGIAAEFQQSVHGGALARGSTDAPTCTNCHGEHTIFAHNDPRSPVAAGNVSAQCASCHGSVRLSEKYGIASTRPATFSDTYHGLAMKGGSVDVANCASCHGAHNIKPASDPASTVNKANLAATCGKCHPGANQRFAMGAVHVQMTSADEPTLYWIATLYVILIVVVVGGMAAHNGIDFLKKSKRKLAIRSGQVTEEQGGHGIYLRMTLNERLQHGALTLSFVLLVVTGFMLRYPDAWWVAGIRNLSGHVFELRSLVHRIAATVLVASGLYHVYYVSCTSRGRKFILDLMPAAQDARDAMGIMKYNLGLSPRKPRLGRFSYVEKSEYWALVW, from the coding sequence ATGAAAAAAGAGAGATTCCTCCTCGCCGGTCTGTTCGGCTGCCTTCTTCTGGCGCCGGTGCTCGTGCTTCATGCCCAGTCGAGGTCCGACTGCCTCACATGCCATAGCGATCACTCTCTCTCAAAGGAGAGGGAGGGAAAGCAAGTTTCTCTCTTCGTGGAAGATTCCGTCCTCGACCATTCGCCCCACCGCAAACTCGTCTGCGTCGCCTGCCACACCGGATTCAATCCCGACAATGTCCCGCACAAGGAGAAGATCGAGCCCGTCAGGTGCCTGACCTGCCACGGGGGCGTCCAGGTGAAGCATTCCTTCCATCCCCAGATGGCCGCGGCGCTTGCGGCTCACGAGGAACCGGACGTTTCCTGCAAGGATTGCCACGGCACGCACGACGTGGTGTCGCCGAAGGTCCCGGGCAGCAAGTTCAACGAGTCAAACCTCCCCGTTTCGTGCGGAGAATGCCACGCGGACGTGAAGGAGGCCTTCGGGCAGTCTGCGCACGGACAGGCGTTCGCGGCGGGGGTTGCGGGCGCGCCCAATTGCCTGACCTGCCATCGCCACGATATCGCCGGCATGAGGCCCTCGCAGGACACGCTCTCCCGGAAGATCGAACAGGAAAAGCTTTGCCTCTCGTGCCACCTTGATAATCCCGACGTCCGCGCGCGCACCTCGCCGACCTCCGGATTCATCGCCGCCTACGAGAAGAGCGTCCACGGAACCGCGCTGACCCACGGGAACGCCGGGGCGGCGAATTGCGTCGATTGCCACGGCAGCCATGAAATGCGCAAGGGGAGCGACCAGGCCTCGCTCGTGAACAGAACGAAAATTCCGGAGACATGCGGGAAGTGCCACGCGGGAATCGCGGCGGAATTTCAGCAGAGCGTCCACGGCGGCGCCCTTGCCAGGGGCAGCACCGACGCGCCCACCTGCACCAATTGTCACGGAGAGCACACGATCTTCGCGCACAACGACCCGCGCTCGCCGGTGGCGGCCGGAAACGTCTCCGCGCAGTGCGCGAGCTGCCACGGCTCCGTGAGGCTGTCCGAGAAATACGGAATCGCCAGCACGCGTCCGGCGACCTTCTCGGACACCTACCACGGCCTCGCAATGAAGGGCGGGTCTGTCGACGTGGCGAATTGCGCGAGCTGCCACGGGGCGCACAACATCAAACCGGCGAGCGATCCGGCTTCCACCGTCAACAAGGCCAACCTGGCGGCCACCTGCGGGAAGTGCCATCCCGGGGCGAACCAGCGGTTTGCGATGGGCGCGGTGCACGTGCAGATGACCTCCGCGGACGAGCCAACGCTCTACTGGATCGCCACGCTCTACGTCATTCTGATCGTGGTCGTCGTCGGCGGAATGGCGGCCCACAATGGGATCGACTTCCTGAAGAAGTCGAAACGGAAACTGGCGATCCGGAGCGGGCAGGTCACGGAGGAGCAGGGCGGACACGGCATCTACCTCAGGATGACCCTCAACGAGCGCCTCCAGCATGGCGCGCTCACCCTCAGTTTCGTCCTGCTCGTCGTCACGGGATTCATGCTCCGGTATCCCGACGCCTGGTGGGTCGCCGGCATACGCAATCTGAGCGGCCACGTCTTCGAGCTCCGGAGCCTGGTGCACCGGATCGCCGCCACGGTCCTGGTTGCCTCCGGCCTCTATCATGTCTATTATGTGAGCTGCACTTCCCGGGGAAGGAAATTCATCCTGGACCTGATGCCGGCCGCCCAGGATGCCCGGGACGCGATGGGTATCATGAAATATAACCTGGGGCTCTCCCCCCGGAAACCGAGGCTCGGCCGGTTCAGTTATGTCGAAAAAAGCGAGTATTGGGCGCTGGTCTGGG
- a CDS encoding multiheme c-type cytochrome, with translation MKPLLVILGSLLWLTIFTIPASGQEKAANKYVGVKMCAPCHKAEKTGNQFGVWSKTKHSEAYKALLTPAADAVAKKKGLTKPAAESPECLQCHTVTGAATAMDKTFDAKDGVQCEACHGPGSAYKSMAIMKDSLKAVAAGLTLYADNAAIEKKCVTCHNDKSPTFKEFKFDAMWPKIKHPRPKKS, from the coding sequence ATGAAACCGCTTCTCGTGATTCTGGGTTCTCTGCTCTGGCTGACGATCTTCACGATTCCGGCCTCCGGCCAGGAGAAGGCCGCCAATAAGTATGTCGGCGTCAAGATGTGCGCACCCTGCCACAAGGCCGAGAAAACCGGCAACCAGTTCGGTGTCTGGTCCAAGACAAAGCATTCGGAGGCGTACAAGGCCCTTCTCACCCCTGCCGCCGACGCGGTCGCGAAGAAGAAGGGGCTCACGAAACCGGCGGCCGAGTCCCCGGAGTGTCTCCAGTGCCACACGGTGACGGGAGCTGCAACGGCGATGGACAAAACGTTCGACGCAAAAGACGGCGTCCAGTGCGAGGCATGCCACGGTCCGGGATCGGCGTACAAGTCGATGGCCATCATGAAGGATTCCTTGAAAGCGGTCGCGGCGGGACTCACGCTCTACGCGGACAACGCGGCGATCGAGAAGAAGTGCGTAACCTGCCACAACGACAAGAGCCCGACGTTCAAGGAATTCAAGTTCGATGCGATGTGGCCAAAGATCAAGCATCCCCGTCCGAAGAAATCATAA
- a CDS encoding sigma-54 dependent transcriptional regulator produces MADRILVVDDEQIIRESISFILRKEGFFVSEASNGKLAYDKLVAEPYDLILTDLEMPEMKGIELLERAISLNPQSLVVIITAYGSLDTAIAALRKGASDYILKPLEFDELLVKIRRLLDTRKLALENQILRRQLSREYDFAKIVGKSPEMQHVFDVIQKVSGTDSTVLVTGKSGTGKELVARAVHFNSRRAERPFIAVNAGAIPETLIESELFGHRKGSFTGAVSDKSGYFKAADGGTLLLDEISEMPLHLQVKLLRALEQKEITPVGMSTAIPVDVRILASTNRDLHKEVEAGRFRQDLYYRLNVVEIRLPSLSERRSDIPLLIEHFVEKYKKEMRKEIKGVNEEVVRLLMQHEWKGEIRELENIIERAVIFCGGEFITLNDLPDFLHADSGVTVPVGRTSLETAINDFEKQYIVTILRKNDFNKEQTARDLQISLPTLYRRIKDLGITH; encoded by the coding sequence ATGGCAGACCGAATACTGGTTGTTGACGACGAACAGATCATCCGCGAATCCATATCCTTCATTCTCCGGAAAGAAGGGTTCTTCGTGAGCGAAGCCTCGAACGGCAAGCTGGCGTACGACAAGCTCGTCGCGGAGCCCTACGATCTCATTCTCACCGATCTTGAAATGCCCGAGATGAAGGGGATCGAGCTCCTCGAGAGAGCGATCTCGCTCAACCCGCAATCGCTCGTCGTCATCATCACCGCCTACGGCTCGCTCGACACCGCGATCGCGGCCCTGCGCAAGGGGGCGAGCGATTACATCCTGAAGCCCCTGGAATTCGACGAGCTTCTGGTCAAGATCAGGCGCCTGCTCGATACGAGAAAACTTGCGCTGGAGAATCAGATTCTCCGGCGGCAGCTGAGCAGGGAGTACGATTTTGCCAAAATTGTCGGAAAGAGCCCGGAGATGCAACATGTCTTCGACGTCATCCAGAAGGTCTCCGGGACGGACAGCACGGTCCTCGTGACGGGGAAAAGCGGAACGGGGAAAGAGCTGGTCGCGAGAGCGGTCCACTTCAACAGCCGCCGGGCGGAGCGACCATTCATCGCCGTGAACGCGGGGGCGATACCGGAGACCCTCATCGAGAGCGAGCTCTTCGGCCACCGGAAGGGGTCCTTCACGGGGGCGGTGTCGGACAAATCGGGGTACTTCAAGGCGGCCGACGGCGGGACGCTCCTCCTGGACGAGATCAGCGAGATGCCCCTTCATCTCCAGGTCAAGCTTCTCCGGGCGCTGGAACAGAAGGAGATCACGCCCGTGGGCATGTCGACGGCGATCCCGGTCGATGTGAGGATTCTCGCCTCCACCAACCGCGATTTGCACAAGGAGGTCGAAGCGGGCAGGTTCCGCCAGGACCTCTACTACCGGCTGAACGTCGTGGAAATACGCCTTCCCTCGCTTTCGGAACGGCGGTCCGACATACCCCTCCTCATCGAACATTTTGTGGAGAAGTACAAAAAGGAAATGCGAAAAGAGATCAAAGGGGTCAATGAAGAAGTCGTGCGGCTCCTGATGCAGCACGAGTGGAAGGGGGAGATCCGGGAGCTTGAGAATATCATCGAGCGGGCGGTGATTTTCTGCGGCGGAGAGTTCATCACGCTGAACGATCTGCCCGATTTTCTTCACGCGGATTCGGGAGTGACGGTCCCCGTCGGCCGGACCTCGCTCGAAACGGCGATCAACGATTTTGAGAAGCAGTACATCGTCACGATCCTGAGGAAAAACGACTTCAACAAGGAGCAAACCGCCCGCGACCTTCAGATCAGCCTCCCGACCCTCTACCGCCGGATCAAGGACCTCGGAATAACCCACTAA